Proteins encoded in a region of the Vitis riparia cultivar Riparia Gloire de Montpellier isolate 1030 chromosome 7, EGFV_Vit.rip_1.0, whole genome shotgun sequence genome:
- the LOC117919047 gene encoding developmentally-regulated G-protein 3, with protein MATVMQKIKDIEDEMARTQKNKATAHHLGLLKAKLAKLRRELLAPSSKGAGGPGEGFDVTKSGDSRVGLVGFPSVGKSTLLNKLTGTFSEVASYEFTTLTCIPGVITYRGAKIQLLDLPGIIEGAKDGKGRGRQVISTARTCNCILIVLDAIKPITHKRLIEKELEGFGIRLNKEPPNLTFRKKDKGGINFTSTVTNTNLDLETVKAICSEYRIHNADVSLRYDATADDLIDVIEGSRVYIPCIYAVNKIDQITLEELEVLDKLPHYCPVSAHLEWNLDGLLEKIWEYLDLTRIYTKPKGMNPDYEDPVILSSKRRTVEDFCSRIHKDMLKQFKYALVWGSSVKHKPQRVGREHELEDEDVVQIIKKV; from the exons GCTAAACTTGCAAAACTACGAAGGGAACTCCTTGCACCCTCATCAAAAGGTGCTGGTGGTCCTGGTGAAGGTTTTGATGTTACTAAAAGTGGAGATTCAAGAGTTGGTCTGGTTGGTTTCCCTTCAGTTGGGAAGTCCACACTTCTAAATAAATTAACAGGCACTTTTTCTGAG GTTGCTTCCTATGAATTTACTACCTTAACTTGCATTCCTGGTGTGATAACGTATCGAGGAGCTAAAATTCAG TTGTTGGATCTCCCTGGTATTATTGAGGGTGCTAAGGATGGAAAAGGTAGAGGAAGGCAG GTTATCAGCACTGCTAGAACATGCAATTGCATTTTGATTGTTCTTGATGCAATAAAGCCAATTACTCACAAGCGTCTGATAGAGAAAGAGCTCGAGGGATTTGGCATAAG GTTAAACAAGGAACCACCAAATCTGACCTTCAGGAAGAAAGATAAGGGTGGGATTAATTTCACATCTACAGTTACCAACACAAATCTGGATCTTGAAACCGTGAAGGCAATATGTAGCGAATACAGAATTCACAATGCTGATGTTTCTCTTAGATACGATGCAACTGCTGATGACCTCATAGATGTTATTGAGGGTAGTAGGGTATATATACCTTGCATCTATGCTGTGAACAAGATTGATCAGATAACACTTGAAGAGTTGGAGGTTCTGGATAAGCTTCCTCACTACTGTCCAGTCAG TGCTCACCTGGAGTGGAACCTTGATGGTCTGCTAGAAAAGATATGGGAGTATCTTGATTTAACTCGCATATACACAAAGCCCAAGGGAATGAATCCTGATTATGAAGACCCTGTAATTTTATCATCCAAAAGGAGGACAGTTGAGGACTTCTGCAGCAGAATCCACAAGGACATGCTCAAACAATTTAAGTA TGCATTGGTCTGGGGATCAAGCGTGAAACACAAGCCCCAAAGAGTTGGCAGG GAGCATGAACTGGAAGATGAAGATGTCGTTCAGATTATCAAAAAGGTGTGA